In Dromiciops gliroides isolate mDroGli1 chromosome 5, mDroGli1.pri, whole genome shotgun sequence, the following are encoded in one genomic region:
- the NOL12 gene encoding nucleolar protein 12 isoform X2 has product MARKKKSKKGGDGSQTRLVLTFDEDKRRDYLTGFHKRKVERRKEALEEIRKKLKEEQRKLREERHKEYLKMLKDREEALEEADELDQLVTSKTECVQYDHPNHTVTVTTISDLDLSGARRLGLPPPGGDEDPGAEGAETPADGPLGALPKKSRNPFLSQRISSLTASLHARTQKRTKKKRPRPHRGPDSTKKPPSATRTSKTHRRRMTGRVRNKRDGGPG; this is encoded by the exons GCGATGGGAGTCAGACTCGCCTTGTGCTCACCTTCGACGAGGATAAGAGGCG GGACTACCTGACCGGCTTCCACAAGCGGAAGGTGGAGCGCAGGAAGGAGGCCCTGGAGGAGATCCGGAAGAAGCTGAAGGAGGAGCAGAGGAAGCTTCGGGAAGAG CGCCACAAGGAGTATCTGAAGATGCTGAAAGATCGGGAAGAGGCTTTGG AAGAGGCAGATGAGCTGGACCAGCTGGTGACCTCCAAGACCGAGTGTGTGCAGTATGATCACCCCAACCACACAGTGACAGTGACTACCATCAGCGACCTGGACCTCTCTGGGGCCCGGCGCCTGGGGCTGCCGCCACCTGGG ggagaTGAGGACCCTGGAGCCGAGGGAGCAGAGACCCCCGCAGATGGACCTCTCGGTGCTTTGCCCAAGAAGTCTCGGAACCCCTTCTTGTCTCAGAG GATCTCCTCCCTCACAGCCTCCCTCCACGCACGGACCCAGAAGCGCACCAAGAAGAAACGTCCTCGTCCACACCGAGGCCCAGACTCTACCAAGAAGCCACCCAGTGCCACGCGAACCAGCAAGACTCACCGCCGCAGGATGACCGGCAGAGTCAGGAACAAGAGAGACGGGGGCCCGGGGTAG
- the NOL12 gene encoding nucleolar protein 12 isoform X1, producing the protein MLKPGQGQGQGQALTRAFLSPHQAVHPLPRQPPRPAGNADPGLGWGRRPWSALPRVQIQPGTDSGSGDYLTGFHKRKVERRKEALEEIRKKLKEEQRKLREERHKEYLKMLKDREEALEEADELDQLVTSKTECVQYDHPNHTVTVTTISDLDLSGARRLGLPPPGGDEDPGAEGAETPADGPLGALPKKSRNPFLSQRISSLTASLHARTQKRTKKKRPRPHRGPDSTKKPPSATRTSKTHRRRMTGRVRNKRDGGPG; encoded by the exons atgttgaaaccggggcaggggcaggggcaggggcaggctTTGACCAGGGCTTTCCTGAGCCCACACCAAGCCGTCCATCCGCTGCCCAGGCAGCCGCCTCGCCCCGCAGGGAATGCGGACCCCGGGTTGGGCTGGGGGAGACGGCCCTGGTCGGCGCTCCCCCGGGTTCAGATCCAGCCAGGGACAGACTCCGGATCTGG GGACTACCTGACCGGCTTCCACAAGCGGAAGGTGGAGCGCAGGAAGGAGGCCCTGGAGGAGATCCGGAAGAAGCTGAAGGAGGAGCAGAGGAAGCTTCGGGAAGAG CGCCACAAGGAGTATCTGAAGATGCTGAAAGATCGGGAAGAGGCTTTGG AAGAGGCAGATGAGCTGGACCAGCTGGTGACCTCCAAGACCGAGTGTGTGCAGTATGATCACCCCAACCACACAGTGACAGTGACTACCATCAGCGACCTGGACCTCTCTGGGGCCCGGCGCCTGGGGCTGCCGCCACCTGGG ggagaTGAGGACCCTGGAGCCGAGGGAGCAGAGACCCCCGCAGATGGACCTCTCGGTGCTTTGCCCAAGAAGTCTCGGAACCCCTTCTTGTCTCAGAG GATCTCCTCCCTCACAGCCTCCCTCCACGCACGGACCCAGAAGCGCACCAAGAAGAAACGTCCTCGTCCACACCGAGGCCCAGACTCTACCAAGAAGCCACCCAGTGCCACGCGAACCAGCAAGACTCACCGCCGCAGGATGACCGGCAGAGTCAGGAACAAGAGAGACGGGGGCCCGGGGTAG